One Verrucomicrobiota bacterium DNA segment encodes these proteins:
- a CDS encoding DUF4212 domain-containing protein, translated as MSSSPCLARYWRKNLATLAALLSVWFLVSYGCGILWVDQLDRFSFPGTHIPLGFWFAQQGSIYVFVLLIAIYVWRMNRLDREFAISE; from the coding sequence ATGTCTTCGAGCCCTTGCCTCGCCCGTTATTGGCGAAAAAATCTCGCCACCCTGGCCGCCTTGCTCTCTGTCTGGTTCCTCGTCTCCTATGGATGCGGAATTCTCTGGGTGGATCAGCTGGACCGCTTTTCCTTTCCAGGAACCCACATCCCGCTTGGATTCTGGTTCGCCCAGCAAGGTTCCATCTACGTCTTCGTGCTGCTGATCGCGATCTACGTCTGGCGGATGAATCGGCTGGATCGGGAGTTTGCCATCTCCGAGTGA
- a CDS encoding sodium:solute symporter family protein yields the protein MDAIQAWTLGIVIASFALYVGIAIWSRAGSTGEFYVAGGGVSPLANGMATGADWMSAASFISMAGLIAFAGRDGGTYLMGWTGGYVLLALLLAPYLRKFGKFTVPDFVGDRYYSTTARIVAVLCAIFISFTYVCGQMQGVGIVFARFLEVEVNLGVGIGMLIVFFYAILGGMKGITYTQVAQYCVLIFAFMVPAIFISFQMTGNVLPQVGMGGELRASGQSLLGRLEGLHEELGFASYLGGNKSTIDLFFITAALMLGTAGLPHVIVRFYTVKTVAAARLSAFWALLFIAILYTTAPAVAVFARTNLLLTTRDLPIDEAPAWFQNWQATGLIQWEDHNGDGKVQYTGNPGDPTSSLPRNELTVDRDIMVLANPEIAQLPSWVIGLVAAGGLAAALSTAAGLLLVISTAVARDLVKNTFAPEMSDQKELRIARIGAALAVVVAGYFGMNPPGFVAQVVAFAFGLAASSFFPAILLGIFHKRMNREGAIAGMLVGILFTAGYIVYFKFLQPEANHPENWLWGISPEGIGTLGMLLNFAVALVVHRFTGDAPEKVQNLVESIRSPHRKEGR from the coding sequence ATGGACGCTATCCAAGCCTGGACCCTAGGCATCGTCATCGCGAGTTTTGCCCTCTACGTGGGAATCGCAATCTGGTCCCGTGCGGGGAGCACTGGCGAATTTTACGTGGCCGGCGGGGGCGTGTCTCCGCTCGCCAATGGGATGGCCACCGGAGCCGATTGGATGTCGGCTGCCTCCTTCATTTCCATGGCAGGCTTGATCGCTTTTGCCGGACGCGATGGCGGCACCTACCTCATGGGGTGGACAGGCGGCTATGTCCTCCTGGCGCTCTTGCTGGCGCCCTACCTTCGCAAGTTTGGCAAGTTCACGGTGCCTGATTTTGTGGGCGATCGCTACTACTCCACCACCGCGCGCATCGTGGCGGTCCTCTGCGCGATCTTCATCTCCTTCACCTATGTCTGCGGACAGATGCAGGGCGTGGGGATCGTCTTCGCGCGCTTTCTCGAGGTGGAGGTCAATCTCGGGGTCGGCATCGGCATGTTGATCGTGTTTTTTTACGCCATCCTCGGTGGCATGAAGGGGATCACCTACACGCAGGTGGCCCAGTATTGCGTGCTCATCTTCGCCTTCATGGTGCCAGCCATTTTCATCTCCTTCCAAATGACCGGGAATGTCCTTCCCCAAGTCGGGATGGGCGGAGAGCTGCGGGCCAGCGGCCAATCCTTGTTGGGGCGGCTGGAAGGCCTGCACGAGGAATTGGGCTTCGCTTCCTACCTCGGGGGCAACAAATCGACCATCGATCTCTTCTTCATCACGGCCGCCCTCATGCTGGGCACGGCTGGCTTGCCGCACGTCATCGTGCGCTTCTACACCGTCAAAACGGTGGCAGCCGCTCGCTTGTCCGCCTTTTGGGCCCTGCTCTTCATTGCCATTCTTTACACGACCGCGCCCGCGGTGGCGGTCTTCGCGCGGACCAATCTCTTGCTGACCACTCGTGATCTCCCGATCGACGAGGCCCCGGCCTGGTTCCAAAACTGGCAGGCGACCGGGCTCATTCAATGGGAAGACCACAATGGAGACGGCAAGGTTCAATACACCGGGAACCCGGGCGACCCCACCTCTTCTCTCCCCCGCAACGAGCTCACCGTGGATCGGGATATCATGGTGCTGGCCAATCCAGAAATCGCCCAGCTACCCAGTTGGGTCATCGGTTTGGTGGCAGCGGGAGGACTGGCGGCAGCTCTCTCCACGGCAGCGGGCCTGCTCTTGGTCATCTCCACGGCGGTGGCCCGCGACCTCGTAAAGAACACCTTCGCCCCGGAGATGTCGGACCAAAAAGAACTCAGGATCGCCCGCATCGGTGCGGCCCTCGCCGTGGTGGTGGCCGGCTACTTCGGCATGAATCCCCCAGGCTTTGTGGCGCAGGTGGTGGCCTTTGCCTTCGGCCTGGCCGCCTCCAGCTTCTTCCCGGCCATTCTGCTCGGCATCTTTCACAAACGGATGAACCGGGAGGGAGCCATCGCCGGGATGCTCGTGGGAATCCTCTTCACCGCAGGCTACATCGTGTATTTCAAGTTTCTCCAGCCCGAGGCCAACCACCCCGAGAATTGGCTCTGGGGCATCAGCCCGGAGGGCATTGGGACCTTGGGCATGCTTTTGAACTTCGCGGTGGCCCTGGTGGTGCATCGCTTCACGGGGGACGCCCCGGAAAAAGTCCAAAACTTGGTCGAAAGCATTCGCTCGCCCCATCGTAAAGAAGGACGCTAG
- a CDS encoding NAD(P)-dependent oxidoreductase: protein MNLSLLGLGIIGSLWARHHAADGRALRTWNRSPKPEAPGFTPDIAQAVHGVDILHLCVGDIAAVESVLKQALPHLQPGALVIQSSTISPEAASHFRQETEAHGGRYLEAPFTGSGPIAEQRQTVFYVGGPEALIEEALPALAPLSRTLHRLPDERQAQAVKLSMNLQVAAITQALAEGLQLARQHGLRDDDFFKILRDNASHTKLADLKEPKLRQQDFSPQFSVKHMHKDLTLAQQAAGELPLLQLARTLEVYQLGLEAGYAEEDFSSLIRLVKP, encoded by the coding sequence ATGAATCTCAGCCTTCTTGGACTTGGCATCATCGGCTCCCTCTGGGCCCGCCATCACGCAGCCGATGGGCGCGCCCTGCGCACCTGGAACCGCAGCCCAAAACCAGAGGCACCCGGCTTCACCCCGGACATCGCCCAAGCGGTCCACGGAGTGGACATCCTGCATCTCTGCGTCGGCGACATCGCGGCCGTCGAGTCCGTGCTGAAACAGGCTCTCCCCCACCTCCAACCCGGAGCGCTCGTGATCCAGTCCAGCACCATCTCCCCGGAGGCGGCTAGTCACTTTCGGCAGGAAACCGAAGCCCACGGAGGGCGTTACCTCGAGGCACCCTTCACCGGCAGTGGCCCCATCGCCGAGCAGCGCCAAACCGTCTTTTACGTGGGTGGGCCGGAAGCCCTCATTGAGGAGGCGCTCCCCGCTCTCGCGCCCCTCAGCCGGACGCTGCATCGCCTCCCGGACGAGCGCCAGGCCCAAGCCGTCAAACTCTCCATGAATCTCCAAGTGGCTGCCATCACCCAAGCGCTGGCCGAGGGCCTGCAACTGGCCCGCCAACACGGCCTGCGAGATGACGACTTCTTTAAGATTCTTCGCGACAATGCCTCCCACACCAAACTGGCCGACCTCAAGGAACCCAAGCTTCGCCAGCAAGACTTCTCCCCCCAATTCTCGGTCAAGCACATGCACAAAGACCTCACCCTGGCGCAACAAGCGGCCGGAGAACTGCCCCTGCTTCAGCTCGCCCGGACGCTCGAAGTCTACCAGCTAGGCCTGGAGGCAGGCTACGCCGAGGAAGACTTCAGCTCCCTCATCCGCTTGGTGAAACCGTGA
- a CDS encoding DUF3253 domain-containing protein, with protein MSLEEAKAAIRETLAGRAPGKSICPSEAAKHLQRERWRERMEVVRTAARELAEEGVLEITQKGQVLSSSQPFRGPIRLRRSRFRTDSSGPD; from the coding sequence GTGAGCCTCGAGGAGGCCAAGGCCGCCATCCGCGAGACGCTTGCCGGGCGCGCTCCAGGCAAAAGCATTTGTCCGAGCGAGGCGGCCAAGCACCTCCAGCGGGAGCGTTGGCGGGAGAGGATGGAAGTGGTCCGGACCGCGGCCAGAGAACTGGCTGAGGAGGGCGTTTTGGAGATCACGCAAAAGGGCCAGGTTCTTTCCTCCTCCCAACCGTTCCGAGGTCCCATTCGACTTCGAAGAAGCCGCTTCAGAACCGATAGTTCAGGCCCAGATTGA
- a CDS encoding DUF6268 family outer membrane beta-barrel protein, whose protein sequence is MKPFLFLPLALPLSLLASPLEEDQVEESFIPAYTVGQFYYSWNADADFDSGSDELGNQEIGLQANVPLFQYQALRATTGLRFRYNQFEFDGTTFPLGNQELDLYRVLFPFDFWTRFQENLTSWVRVMPGVATDFEDLNGDAFDLTVLALLSYGFAEDWKLIGGGYYSQDTGEAVLLPAVGLIWEPSPNSRLNLTFPRFQVLFAPNDDWLFSASAYLNGASWNVEDPVNGESVQLNYGVVRLALGAEKHLGNGFWLFGDIGYQVGQSLEIEDSSRVALDTDIDGNLFLNLGLNYRF, encoded by the coding sequence ATGAAACCATTCCTGTTCCTGCCCCTCGCCTTGCCGCTCTCTTTGCTCGCTTCCCCTTTGGAGGAAGACCAGGTCGAGGAGTCTTTCATTCCCGCTTACACGGTGGGGCAATTTTATTATTCCTGGAATGCGGACGCCGACTTCGATAGCGGAAGCGACGAGTTGGGAAACCAAGAGATCGGCCTGCAAGCGAACGTGCCCCTCTTTCAATACCAGGCCTTGCGAGCGACCACCGGGCTGCGCTTTCGCTACAATCAATTTGAGTTTGATGGCACGACCTTCCCCCTCGGGAACCAGGAACTCGACCTCTATCGGGTGCTCTTCCCTTTCGATTTTTGGACGCGCTTCCAAGAGAATCTGACCTCTTGGGTGCGGGTCATGCCCGGGGTGGCGACCGACTTCGAGGACCTCAATGGGGATGCCTTCGATCTGACGGTGCTCGCGCTCTTGTCCTACGGTTTCGCAGAGGATTGGAAGCTCATCGGTGGAGGCTACTATTCGCAAGACACAGGGGAGGCGGTCCTGCTGCCGGCGGTCGGTCTCATCTGGGAGCCGAGCCCCAACTCCCGCCTCAATTTGACCTTTCCCCGGTTCCAAGTGCTCTTCGCTCCCAATGACGATTGGCTTTTCTCGGCCAGTGCCTACCTCAATGGCGCGAGCTGGAATGTGGAGGATCCCGTGAATGGCGAGTCGGTCCAGCTCAATTACGGCGTGGTCCGCTTGGCCTTGGGAGCGGAGAAACATCTCGGAAACGGCTTTTGGCTCTTCGGGGATATCGGCTACCAAGTGGGGCAGAGTCTCGAGATTGAAGACAGCTCTCGGGTGGCCCTCGATACCGATATCGATGGGAATCTTTTTCTCAATCTGGGCCTGAACTATCGGTTCTGA
- a CDS encoding metallophosphoesterase, whose translation MPSSIACQQREGGDLWAVILDLDCAPPPIRVVSDLHLGHPKSRIGGVEGWLPLTEGAGTVLFNGDTWEGRVKERAHLASRAKLEQLQAALARRGVQALFLEGNHDPFGWEHSLATFGAGQVVVTHGHAVLEEVSPWSREVIWQREALRSLGPEGLPASLDPLLRRLQETRARARAIKPLSRERGMGFRLWQRFRPDRQWQIFLAIAQGSRRAMQFLQHFAPEARVMLSGHTHWASVFQQGSRSIVNTGAFTVPSRSLVVDLQGSLVRVREVERAGGEFRLGRDRAEIDLD comes from the coding sequence ATGCCTTCGTCAATTGCTTGCCAGCAGCGGGAAGGAGGGGACTTGTGGGCGGTGATTCTCGATCTGGACTGTGCGCCGCCGCCGATTCGGGTGGTCTCCGATCTCCATCTTGGCCATCCCAAGTCGCGGATTGGGGGGGTGGAGGGCTGGCTGCCTCTGACTGAGGGCGCGGGGACCGTGCTTTTCAACGGAGATACTTGGGAGGGTCGGGTGAAGGAGCGCGCGCACTTGGCGAGCCGCGCGAAGTTGGAGCAACTGCAAGCGGCGCTCGCGCGGCGTGGGGTCCAAGCCCTCTTTTTGGAGGGCAATCACGACCCGTTTGGGTGGGAGCACTCGCTGGCCACCTTTGGGGCGGGGCAGGTGGTGGTGACCCATGGGCATGCCGTTCTGGAGGAGGTTTCGCCTTGGAGTCGGGAGGTCATCTGGCAGCGAGAGGCGCTGCGCAGTCTGGGCCCGGAAGGGCTGCCTGCCTCCTTGGATCCCCTTCTCCGTCGCTTGCAGGAGACGCGCGCCCGCGCGCGCGCCATCAAACCTCTCTCTCGCGAACGCGGGATGGGCTTCAGGCTCTGGCAGCGATTTCGTCCCGATCGGCAATGGCAAATTTTCCTGGCCATCGCCCAAGGATCGAGGCGGGCCATGCAGTTTCTCCAGCACTTCGCACCGGAAGCGCGCGTGATGCTTTCTGGGCACACTCACTGGGCCAGTGTTTTCCAGCAGGGCTCCCGATCGATTGTCAACACCGGGGCCTTCACCGTTCCTTCCCGGTCCCTGGTGGTGGATTTGCAAGGATCGCTGGTCCGGGTTCGTGAGGTCGAGCGGGCGGGAGGGGAGTTCCGCCTGGGCCGGGATCGCGCGGAGATCGACCTGGATTGA
- the rplS gene encoding 50S ribosomal protein L19 produces MNIIAKIEQEQMKDEFTPVNVGDTVKVHNRVIEGGKERIQIFQGLVIAKSGSGINEAFTVRKISYGEGVERVFPVHSPKIAKVEVTQEGDVRRAKLHYLRSRVGKRATLVKQKEPKK; encoded by the coding sequence ATGAATATCATCGCCAAAATCGAACAAGAGCAGATGAAAGACGAGTTCACCCCGGTGAATGTCGGCGACACCGTTAAGGTCCACAATCGAGTCATCGAGGGGGGCAAGGAGCGGATTCAAATTTTCCAAGGTCTGGTCATCGCCAAGAGCGGTTCGGGCATCAACGAAGCCTTCACGGTGCGCAAGATTTCCTATGGAGAGGGTGTGGAACGGGTTTTCCCGGTCCATTCGCCCAAGATCGCCAAGGTGGAGGTGACCCAAGAGGGGGATGTCCGCCGCGCCAAGCTCCATTATCTCCGTTCCCGGGTTGGCAAACGGGCCACTTTGGTGAAACAAAAAGAGCCCAAGAAGTAA
- a CDS encoding DNA polymerase III subunit delta' C-terminal domain-containing protein: MAFTLESARHYAGEAVRRGRLAHAYLVTGPAGSGKESLAGELVRQLNGGVGESLDALSSGLVRVVRPSSKSRLVTVQQVRELERTLRVQAPRGKTKVAVLVEAERLGEGAANAFLKTLEEPPPQSLLLLLTEAPEQLLDTIRSRCLQVSLQSREIQRSEEEQEMVALLAGHFQEGRDSVAGALRLLRRVSQLLDGVRAEIQKQADSQLEAEKATYQKTTEGDWLKRREETWKALAASSYLRERTRLFDLFLGWFADAVRQQVGVSIGLEFPEQAAVSAALAGRYSLQELMEKMEAVEALREQLQSNAQETLSLEAGFLKIFG; encoded by the coding sequence ATGGCATTCACACTTGAGAGCGCACGACACTACGCCGGCGAGGCCGTCCGGCGGGGGCGCTTGGCGCATGCCTACTTGGTGACCGGACCGGCCGGAAGTGGCAAGGAGAGCTTAGCCGGCGAGTTGGTGCGCCAGCTGAATGGGGGGGTGGGAGAATCGCTGGATGCGCTTTCGAGTGGCTTGGTCAGGGTCGTGCGGCCTTCTTCCAAGAGCCGCTTGGTGACCGTCCAGCAAGTGCGCGAGCTCGAGCGAACCCTGCGGGTGCAAGCCCCCCGAGGGAAGACCAAGGTGGCGGTGCTGGTGGAGGCCGAGCGACTGGGAGAGGGAGCGGCCAATGCCTTTCTCAAAACGCTGGAAGAGCCGCCTCCGCAGTCGCTCCTTCTTCTTCTGACCGAGGCGCCGGAACAGCTTTTGGACACCATCCGCTCGCGTTGCCTCCAGGTTTCTCTCCAAAGCCGCGAGATCCAGCGGAGCGAGGAGGAGCAGGAGATGGTGGCGCTTCTGGCCGGCCATTTTCAAGAGGGCCGGGATTCGGTGGCGGGGGCCTTGCGCCTGCTGCGCCGGGTCAGCCAACTGCTGGACGGCGTGCGTGCGGAGATCCAAAAGCAAGCCGACAGCCAGCTGGAGGCCGAGAAGGCGACTTACCAAAAGACGACCGAAGGGGATTGGCTCAAACGACGCGAGGAAACCTGGAAAGCCTTGGCCGCTTCCTCGTATCTGCGAGAGCGAACGCGGCTTTTTGACCTGTTTTTGGGTTGGTTCGCCGATGCGGTTCGGCAGCAAGTCGGGGTGTCCATTGGCTTGGAGTTTCCGGAACAGGCGGCCGTTTCGGCGGCCCTGGCGGGGAGGTATTCCCTCCAGGAGCTGATGGAAAAGATGGAGGCGGTGGAGGCCTTGCGGGAGCAGCTGCAAAGCAATGCCCAGGAGACCCTTAGCCTGGAGGCGGGCTTTTTGAAAATTTTCGGGTGA
- the tmk gene encoding dTMP kinase, whose protein sequence is MAGYFITFEGSEGCGKSTQIARLKTRLEAKGRRVVSVREPGGTALGEKVRSLLQFDAAGQGMAPEAELMLFAASRAQLVREIIGPALREGAVVIADRFLDSTVVYQGMARKLGREVAEAVNALAVGDCLPDRTFLLDMEAAVATERARKVSEAAGVSDRMERENDEFFALVRRGFLDLAEEAPERFRVIDASQSVDEVSQAIWAILQEDGIHT, encoded by the coding sequence ATGGCAGGGTATTTCATCACGTTTGAGGGCTCGGAAGGCTGCGGGAAATCCACCCAGATTGCCCGCTTGAAGACTCGGCTGGAAGCGAAGGGCCGGCGGGTGGTTTCGGTCCGTGAGCCGGGTGGCACGGCCTTGGGCGAAAAGGTCCGCTCTCTCCTGCAATTTGACGCGGCCGGGCAGGGCATGGCGCCCGAGGCGGAGCTGATGCTGTTCGCGGCCAGCCGGGCTCAATTGGTTCGGGAAATCATCGGCCCCGCTTTGCGAGAGGGGGCGGTGGTCATTGCCGATCGTTTTTTGGATTCGACGGTGGTCTACCAGGGAATGGCCCGGAAGCTGGGCCGGGAAGTGGCCGAGGCTGTCAATGCCCTGGCGGTGGGCGATTGTCTCCCGGATCGGACGTTTCTCCTCGATATGGAAGCGGCGGTGGCCACGGAAAGGGCCCGGAAGGTGTCGGAGGCGGCCGGGGTGAGCGATCGCATGGAGCGAGAAAACGACGAATTTTTCGCCCTCGTGAGGCGGGGTTTTCTCGATCTGGCCGAGGAAGCTCCCGAGCGCTTCCGGGTCATTGACGCCTCCCAGAGCGTGGACGAGGTCAGCCAGGCGATTTGGGCGATCCTACAGGAAGATGGCATTCACACTTGA